Genomic DNA from Candidatus Kapaibacterium sp.:
CAAGAACCCCGTATTCCAGTGGAGTTGCCAGAGTATTTCCCGGCCCCAAGCTTCACAGCTACTACGGCTGAAGGACGGCCTTTCAGCTCAGAAGAGCTGCGAGGGAGCATCTACGTCGTCTCGTTCTTCTTCACTTCGTGTACGGGTCCCTGCCCAATCATGAACTCTCGCTTGAGCGTCTTGCACTCGATCTTTGCTGAAGAACCCTCGGTACGGTTCGTCTCCGTTACCGTCGATCCCCAGCGCGATACGCCGCAGGTGCTCAAGTACTACGCTGAGCGCTACGGTGCCAAACCTGGACGGTGGGACTTCCTCTGGATGAGACCCGACAGCACAGAGTGGCTCGCTACAAAGGGATTCCGTGTACCAGCTAGTGTCGGCAATCCCGACCTCCACAGTACCCGTCTGATTCTCGTGGACCATCATGGGATGGTGCGCGGCTTCTTCTCGGGAGTGGATGGGTCGGGACATAAGCAATTGGAGGCAGCTATCCGACAGCTACTTGCGCAGATGAAAGAGCAGGGGACCTGAAGCGATGGCCGTCATTGAGCTGCTCCCAACGATTAACGCAGCACTCAACGGAACTGCAGCGATTTGTCTGCTGTTGGGCCGGTGGGCTATCGCTCGCCGGCAGGTAGTGTACCACCGCGCTTTGATGGTATCAGCTTTCGTCGTTTCGATCCTCTTCCTGGTGTCGTATTTGGTGTACCATTTCAGCACCCACGTCATTACGCCGTTCGGCGGAACAGGGCTGTGGCGTGCGGTCTACTATAGCGTCCTAATTTCGCACTCCGTTCTAGCAGCCAGTGTGCCGGCATTGGCTATCATAACGCTGTGGCGGGCAGTGCGAAACGACCTCCGTCGCCATCGTGCGATTGCTCGATGGACCTTCCCGATTTGGCTCTATGTCTCCGTTACAGGCGTGCTCATCTACCTGATGCTCTACCACTTGTTTCCGGCGTCTGCATGACGATGTCGGGCTCAATGGTGATGGACGATGTTTACGCCAAGCGTTGACCGCCGAATCAAGCACATCATCCTCGGTACCGCCGGTACTGTGCTAACGGCAGCAGTTGTGACGTACTTCGGCATGCACAACCGCGTAACCGACGTTGGCTACCGGCCGCAACAGCCCGTGCCATTCTCGCACAAGCTGCACGTTGGCGAATTGGGAATCAAATGCATTTACTGCCATGCTGGAGTAGAGCGTTCGGCGGTCTCGCCCATCCCCACAGCAAGCTCATGCATGGGATGCCATACTGTCGTCAGGGCGGAGAGTCCGAAGCTAGCTCTCGTGCGAGAAGCTTACGAGACAGGGAAGCCAATCGAGTGGCGCCGTGTCCATAAGCTGCCAGACTACGTCCACTTCAACCATGCCCGGCACATTCGGGCAGGAATCGATTGCGCCTCCTGCCACGGACCTGTTGAACGCATGGGGGTCGTTTCGCAAGTGGCACCGCTCAGCATGGGATGGTGCCTGGATTGCCATCGCAATCCCGAGAAGCACATCATCCCGGCACGTCCCATCTCCGGTATCTTCACAGGACTCCCCGAACAAAAGCAGCCTGTGAGGAAGGTAAAGCTTGCTGAGAGCCGGCCGGTCACTAACCCGCCGTACGGGATGTGGCAGACGCCAGTACCAGCGCAGGTCATTCCTGGAGTGCCCACACCCAAACTACCGGGACGTGGCCCTGAGAATTGTTCAGCTTGCCATTACTGATGTAGGGCAACTGCGAGGACCTGCTCAATGCAGCAGCACCTTTGGCGGAGCCTTCAGGACTTCACAGAACTGTCACCGTCCGATCCATGGGAAGAGCTGCCGGAGCCGTTGCCGGAAGCGGGAGTCAGTCGCCGCCAGTTCCTAAAGCTGGCTTCACTCGGGACAGCGATGGCAGCGATTGCTGCTGGATGCCGTCGTCCTGACCACAAACTCGTCCCGGCAGTAGCAGCTCCCGAATACCAGATCCCTGGCCTACCACTGTTCTACGCAACCGCTTTCCAGCACAAGAACGCTGCCTATGGGCTGGTAGCAAAGTGCCGCGAAGGTCGGCCCATCAAACTTGAAGGTAACGAGCGTCATCCGATGAGTCTGGGAGCTTCCTCCGCTTATGCACAGGCGCTGCTCTATACCCTCTACGATCCTGACCGAATTCGCCGAGTTCGGATGGGTAAGCAGCGCTCCACTCCTCTGAAGGCCGCTCTGCAAGCGATAGCCGAGAAGCTCCAGCAGGTCCAGCAGCAAGGGAAGCTGTGCTACCTCTGCATTGAAGAGCACTGCTCGCCAAGCTACGATGCACTGCTACAGGAGCTCCAGCGCCGCTTCTCATGGCTGCGAGTTGTCGTGCTCCCAAGCTTCCTGGCTGACACAGCTGCGGCCCTCAACGCGGAGGTGTTAGGTATCCCTGCAGAGTTCGTTCCGCACTTGGGTCGGGCTGATTACATCCTGAGCGTAGAGGCCGACTTTCTAGGGATTGACCGCTATGCAGTATGGCACACGCACAACTTCGCCCAGCGGCGACGGCTGCAGTCTCGACAGGACACCATGAACCGCCTCGTAGCTGTCGAGGCACTGATGACCCTGACGGGCACGAATGCAGACTCTCGGCTCCGGA
This window encodes:
- a CDS encoding SCO family protein produces the protein MLVWTVPITLLLLACARQEPRIPVELPEYFPAPSFTATTAEGRPFSSEELRGSIYVVSFFFTSCTGPCPIMNSRLSVLHSIFAEEPSVRFVSVTVDPQRDTPQVLKYYAERYGAKPGRWDFLWMRPDSTEWLATKGFRVPASVGNPDLHSTRLILVDHHGMVRGFFSGVDGSGHKQLEAAIRQLLAQMKEQGT
- a CDS encoding DUF420 domain-containing protein; protein product: MAVIELLPTINAALNGTAAICLLLGRWAIARRQVVYHRALMVSAFVVSILFLVSYLVYHFSTHVITPFGGTGLWRAVYYSVLISHSVLAASVPALAIITLWRAVRNDLRRHRAIARWTFPIWLYVSVTGVLIYLMLYHLFPASA
- a CDS encoding cytochrome c family protein, coding for MFTPSVDRRIKHIILGTAGTVLTAAVVTYFGMHNRVTDVGYRPQQPVPFSHKLHVGELGIKCIYCHAGVERSAVSPIPTASSCMGCHTVVRAESPKLALVREAYETGKPIEWRRVHKLPDYVHFNHARHIRAGIDCASCHGPVERMGVVSQVAPLSMGWCLDCHRNPEKHIIPARPISGIFTGLPEQKQPVRKVKLAESRPVTNPPYGMWQTPVPAQVIPGVPTPKLPGRGPENCSACHY